In Alkalihalobacillus sp. FSL W8-0930, a single window of DNA contains:
- a CDS encoding fructose PTS transporter subunit IIA: MQVKDIVDVNTIKTGLDVKTKDEAIRALAEVLLKNEYITDVDEFLKDIYEREAQGQTGIGNYIAIPHGNSATVKKIGVAIGITNEEIPWETLDGKGVKGIILFAVGKENEGAQTHLKLLSLFARKLGNDEVIEAMLQSSNAEDVQAALCN, from the coding sequence ATGCAAGTAAAAGATATTGTCGATGTAAATACGATTAAAACAGGCTTAGATGTCAAAACAAAGGATGAAGCCATTCGAGCACTTGCCGAGGTTCTTTTAAAGAATGAGTACATCACGGATGTGGACGAATTCCTAAAGGACATTTACGAGAGAGAAGCACAAGGACAAACAGGAATTGGAAACTACATTGCGATTCCTCACGGGAACAGCGCAACAGTGAAAAAGATCGGTGTGGCGATTGGTATTACAAATGAAGAAATTCCATGGGAAACACTTGATGGCAAAGGGGTAAAAGGAATTATCTTATTCGCTGTTGGCAAAGAGAACGAAGGGGCGCAAACGCATCTTAAGTTACTATCCCTGTTTGCACGAAAATTAGGAAACGATGAAGTGATTGAGGCGATGCTTCAGTCAAGCAATGCAGAAGACGTACAAGCGGCTTTATGCAATTAA
- a CDS encoding PTS fructose transporter subunit IIC has translation MGLIKQLNLKGHLLTAISYLIPIVCGAGFLIAIGMAFGGTSQGELVQGQFSIWDALATMGGAGLGLLPVVIATGISYSIAGKPGIAPGFIVGLTANAIGAGFIGGILGGYIAGFLALAVLKRVIVPKWAKGLMPTLIVPFITSILGGLIMVYIIGVPITALTNLLTGALNGLGSSSLLVFGGIVGILSGVDFGGPINKTVFAFVLTMQAEGINGPITALQLVNTATPIGFGLAYFLAKVFGKNIYTPMERETLKSAVPMGVVNIVEGVIPIVMNDIVRCVIAVAIGGAAGGATSMVLGADATVPFGGVLMLPTMSQPWTGAVAILVNVVVTGVALALIKKNVSQEEMDTPKEVEEDDIDLDDIKIT, from the coding sequence ATGGGCCTTATAAAACAGTTAAATCTTAAAGGGCATTTATTGACAGCGATTTCTTATTTAATTCCAATCGTCTGTGGAGCGGGTTTCCTTATCGCCATCGGTATGGCATTTGGAGGAACGAGCCAGGGTGAATTAGTTCAGGGACAATTTTCAATTTGGGATGCGCTAGCAACGATGGGTGGGGCCGGACTTGGCCTATTACCAGTTGTGATCGCGACGGGAATTTCCTACTCGATTGCTGGAAAGCCGGGTATCGCTCCTGGATTTATCGTTGGTCTTACGGCTAACGCAATCGGTGCTGGATTTATCGGAGGGATTTTAGGCGGGTATATCGCCGGGTTCTTAGCACTCGCTGTGTTAAAACGAGTGATTGTTCCGAAATGGGCAAAAGGCTTAATGCCAACTTTAATTGTTCCGTTCATTACATCCATCCTTGGTGGATTAATTATGGTATACATCATTGGTGTACCAATCACAGCTCTTACTAATTTATTGACTGGTGCATTAAATGGTCTTGGTTCCTCATCCTTACTAGTATTTGGTGGGATTGTCGGGATTTTAAGTGGAGTGGACTTTGGTGGTCCAATTAACAAAACCGTCTTTGCCTTTGTTCTGACGATGCAGGCGGAAGGAATTAACGGTCCAATCACAGCCTTACAGCTTGTAAATACGGCGACACCAATTGGATTTGGACTCGCATACTTTTTAGCTAAAGTGTTTGGTAAAAACATTTACACACCAATGGAAAGAGAAACGTTAAAGTCTGCGGTTCCAATGGGTGTTGTGAATATCGTTGAAGGGGTTATCCCAATCGTTATGAATGACATCGTTCGTTGTGTTATCGCTGTTGCCATTGGTGGTGCAGCGGGTGGAGCCACTTCCATGGTTCTTGGAGCCGATGCGACCGTACCATTTGGAGGCGTATTGATGCTACCAACCATGTCTCAGCCTTGGACAGGTGCTGTAGCCATTTTAGTGAACGTGGTTGTAACAGGTGTTGCGCTAGCACTTATTAAGAAAAATGTCTCTCAAGAAGAGATGGATACACCTAAAGAAGTGGAAGAAGACGATATTGATTTAGACGACATCAAGATTACCTGA
- the alsE gene encoding D-allulose 6-phosphate 3-epimerase, producing MKKVEFSPSLMTMDLDKFKEQITFLNDHVDSYHIDIMDGHYVPNITLSPWFIEEVRKISSLPMSAHLMVTDPSFWVNQLVDLKCEWICMHAEVLDGLAFRLIDQIHDAGLKAGIVLNPETPIETIFPYIELVDKITIMTVDPGFAGQRFIESTLDKIVALRELREEKGYQYVIEMDGSSNRKSFKKIDAAGPDIYIVGRSGLFGLDDSIEKSWKIMKTDYEETTGKALV from the coding sequence ATGAAAAAAGTTGAATTCTCACCATCACTGATGACCATGGATTTAGATAAATTTAAAGAGCAAATTACGTTCTTGAATGATCACGTGGATTCTTATCATATTGATATTATGGACGGACATTATGTACCAAATATCACGTTATCCCCTTGGTTTATTGAAGAAGTACGAAAAATAAGCAGCCTGCCGATGTCCGCACACCTTATGGTAACGGACCCGAGCTTCTGGGTGAACCAGCTAGTTGATCTAAAATGTGAGTGGATCTGCATGCACGCAGAAGTACTAGATGGTCTTGCATTCCGCTTGATTGACCAGATCCATGATGCAGGTCTAAAGGCAGGAATTGTGTTGAATCCAGAAACACCAATTGAAACCATTTTTCCTTACATTGAGCTCGTTGATAAAATCACAATCATGACTGTAGATCCTGGATTTGCTGGCCAACGTTTTATTGAAAGTACACTTGATAAGATTGTGGCATTACGTGAATTACGTGAAGAAAAAGGCTATCAGTACGTAATTGAGATGGATGGCTCCTCAAACCGCAAGTCATTTAAGAAAATTGATGCAGCAGGACCTGACATTTATATTGTTGGACGAAGTGGATTATTCGGATTAGATGACTCCATTGAGAAGTCATGGAAGATCATGAAGACGGATTATGAAGAAACAACAGGGAAAGCGTTAGTGTAA
- a CDS encoding DUF2975 domain-containing protein: MKRETLFLKVAIFVIGSPILALCLFWVPGIIGENSIIHHDLSLWRVPMMIGLYVTAIAFFIALYQAFILLRLIDREEAFSEESVGALRVIMICAITISVFYLLVSPLLYAMAQLEDAPGLLAIGLVILFASTVIAGFAAVLKKLLNQAIEIKSENDLTV, translated from the coding sequence ATGAAACGAGAGACTTTATTTTTAAAGGTAGCAATCTTTGTGATTGGAAGTCCGATCCTTGCGCTTTGTCTGTTTTGGGTGCCAGGCATTATTGGTGAGAATTCCATTATTCATCATGATCTGAGTTTGTGGAGAGTCCCTATGATGATTGGGCTGTACGTGACAGCGATCGCATTTTTTATCGCATTGTATCAGGCTTTTATTCTTTTACGCTTAATTGATCGGGAAGAAGCCTTTTCAGAGGAATCAGTCGGTGCCCTGCGGGTCATTATGATTTGTGCCATAACCATCAGTGTGTTTTACCTCTTGGTTTCACCCCTGTTATATGCAATGGCGCAGCTTGAGGATGCACCTGGGTTACTTGCGATTGGACTGGTCATTTTATTTGCTTCCACTGTCATCGCAGGTTTTGCCGCTGTACTTAAAAAGCTTCTGAATCAGGCAATTGAGATCAAATCAGAAAATGACTTAACGGTTTGA
- a CDS encoding helix-turn-helix transcriptional regulator: MAIIIHIDVMLAKRKMSVTELTEKVGITMANLSVLKNGKAKAIRFSTLEAICEALDCQPGDILEYKSDK; encoded by the coding sequence ATGGCAATTATTATTCATATTGATGTGATGCTCGCTAAGCGGAAGATGAGTGTAACAGAGCTTACAGAAAAGGTTGGTATCACAATGGCTAATCTTTCTGTCCTGAAGAACGGCAAAGCAAAAGCAATTAGGTTCTCAACACTTGAAGCGATTTGTGAGGCACTTGATTGTCAGCCCGGAGACATTCTTGAATACAAAAGCGACAAATAA
- a CDS encoding DUF817 domain-containing protein: MNATFQKVESQMLQGTLQLTRFGFEQAMSCLFPVVIFTSLALTQVIPLPLLPRYDWLLLICLGMQWWMVRSGLETKDELKVITMFHLIGLALEVFKVHMGSWTYPEEGFFKVLGVPLYSGFMYASVASYLCQAWRRHDIQLINWPTFWLVVPLAAGIYFNFFTHHYWLDLRWWLSGCVVILFWKSWVAYRVGDSVYKMPISLSFVLIGFFIWVAENIATFFGAWQYPNQTTMWSLVHLGKISSWLLLVIVSFLIVATLKLVKQKQPE; encoded by the coding sequence ATGAACGCAACCTTTCAAAAAGTCGAGAGCCAGATGCTGCAAGGCACACTTCAGCTGACTCGTTTTGGGTTTGAACAAGCGATGTCCTGTTTGTTTCCCGTTGTAATCTTTACTTCTCTTGCTTTAACACAAGTCATTCCACTTCCACTCTTGCCTCGCTATGACTGGCTGCTTCTAATTTGTTTAGGTATGCAATGGTGGATGGTGCGAAGTGGGCTTGAAACAAAGGATGAGCTGAAGGTTATTACAATGTTCCATTTGATTGGGCTAGCTTTAGAAGTATTTAAGGTACATATGGGCTCCTGGACTTATCCAGAGGAAGGGTTCTTTAAAGTATTGGGTGTTCCTCTTTACAGTGGCTTTATGTATGCAAGTGTCGCGAGTTACCTTTGTCAGGCGTGGAGAAGGCACGATATACAATTAATCAACTGGCCGACGTTTTGGCTGGTTGTCCCTCTTGCTGCAGGCATTTACTTTAACTTTTTTACACACCATTATTGGCTTGATCTACGTTGGTGGCTATCGGGATGTGTCGTGATTTTGTTTTGGAAATCCTGGGTCGCTTACAGAGTAGGGGATTCTGTCTACAAGATGCCGATCTCTCTATCCTTTGTCTTAATTGGTTTCTTCATCTGGGTAGCAGAGAATATAGCGACCTTTTTTGGCGCATGGCAATATCCAAACCAAACAACTATGTGGAGTTTAGTACATCTTGGTAAAATCAGTTCGTGGCTATTGTTAGTCATCGTCAGCTTCTTAATCGTAGCGACCTTAAAGCTCGTTAAACAAAAGCAACCAGAATAA
- a CDS encoding DUF2521 family protein — protein sequence MAEKRREKRWNFERKLLQEISLKEIEKQFHETFASLIPTQHAKRPFLIDPSLDIGIDAYLLGANYSRFLQYGESEQQAKSRAEDELTDLSFDMFNLLTCWVHQGERYGDALGIASDVYVDTLWQRGFHAGMKRYRLKLH from the coding sequence TTGGCAGAGAAACGGCGAGAAAAGCGCTGGAATTTTGAACGGAAGCTCCTTCAAGAGATCTCATTGAAGGAAATAGAAAAGCAATTTCACGAAACATTTGCGAGCCTCATCCCAACTCAGCATGCGAAGCGACCTTTTTTAATTGACCCGAGTCTTGATATTGGCATTGATGCTTACTTACTCGGTGCAAACTATAGTCGATTCCTTCAATACGGTGAAAGTGAGCAACAAGCAAAGTCTCGTGCGGAGGATGAATTAACGGATCTTTCCTTTGACATGTTTAACCTATTAACATGCTGGGTGCACCAGGGTGAACGGTATGGTGATGCATTAGGGATTGCAAGTGACGTCTATGTTGATACGTTATGGCAGCGGGGTTTTCATGCGGGGATGAAACGCTATCGGTTAAAATTACATTAA
- the cwlD gene encoding N-acetylmuramoyl-L-alanine amidase CwlD, whose amino-acid sequence MQVKWMKVIIGSLLAAALFYIIQDQLQSDRSIGWHMPLSQRVIVIDAGHGGMDGGAVADSGLLEKEATLEIAKKVRDYLQEAGAIVLLTREEDTDLADEATKKIRTRKTEDLKRRVEIVNESDADLFISIHMNAIPSPKWRGAQTFYHLSNPQNQVVAKLIQDEMVRNLENTNRIAKPIQHVYLLKEAEIPGALVEAGFLSNPEEAELLNTEEYQESVAASIYQGILRYYSGEEAPK is encoded by the coding sequence ATGCAGGTTAAGTGGATGAAAGTGATTATTGGATCGTTGCTAGCAGCGGCCCTCTTTTATATCATACAGGACCAGCTTCAAAGTGATCGTTCCATCGGATGGCATATGCCGTTGTCACAAAGAGTTATTGTAATTGATGCAGGTCATGGTGGCATGGACGGGGGAGCAGTAGCTGATTCAGGGTTACTTGAGAAAGAGGCAACCCTTGAGATTGCCAAAAAAGTACGTGACTATCTGCAGGAAGCCGGGGCCATTGTTCTCTTAACAAGAGAAGAGGACACGGACTTAGCGGACGAAGCAACGAAAAAAATCCGTACACGGAAAACAGAGGACTTAAAACGTAGAGTGGAAATCGTAAATGAATCAGATGCGGACTTATTTATCAGCATTCATATGAACGCGATTCCTTCTCCTAAATGGAGAGGCGCGCAGACGTTTTACCATTTATCTAATCCTCAAAACCAAGTTGTTGCGAAGCTCATTCAGGATGAAATGGTGCGAAATCTCGAAAATACAAATCGTATCGCCAAGCCGATTCAGCATGTGTACTTGTTGAAGGAAGCAGAAATTCCGGGTGCATTGGTTGAAGCCGGATTCCTATCTAATCCGGAGGAAGCCGAACTTCTAAACACAGAGGAATATCAGGAAAGTGTGGCAGCATCCATCTACCAAGGAATATTGCGTTACTATTCTGGTGAGGAAGCCCCGAAATAG
- a CDS encoding Mrp/NBP35 family ATP-binding protein, which produces MLTESAIMEALNRVRDRDLNKSIVETGGVKEVTIKENNVSLKIALARTGTSDQMEIQQEVVGILKGEGADSVGLRFTELTEEEIQAQGGFGEEAFEGPALLSPDSKTTFISVTSGKGGVGKSTVSVNLAVSLTRLGKKVGIIDADIYGFSVPDMMGIEERPVVHNERIFPVERFGVKVISMGFFVEDNAPVIWRGPMLGKMINQFFSEVEWGELDYLIMDLPPGTGDVALDLHTMIPQSKEILVTTPHATAAFVAARAGTMAIKTNHQIFGVVENMAYFESQTTGEREYVFGRGGGTRLAEELKTEVLGHVPLGQPDIDENDFAPSIYGPEHPIGIIYTEIAKKVLDKPLR; this is translated from the coding sequence ATGTTAACAGAATCAGCAATTATGGAAGCGCTAAACCGCGTGAGAGATCGCGATCTGAATAAAAGCATTGTTGAAACAGGCGGCGTTAAAGAAGTCACGATAAAAGAAAACAATGTCAGTTTGAAAATTGCCTTAGCTCGAACAGGAACATCGGACCAGATGGAGATCCAACAGGAGGTTGTCGGAATCCTAAAAGGAGAGGGCGCAGATTCTGTTGGCTTGCGATTTACTGAACTAACGGAAGAGGAAATCCAGGCACAGGGAGGATTTGGTGAAGAGGCGTTTGAAGGTCCAGCTTTGCTTTCACCTGATAGTAAAACGACGTTTATCTCCGTAACAAGTGGAAAAGGCGGAGTTGGAAAATCAACCGTTTCTGTTAACCTAGCAGTATCCCTTACTCGTCTAGGGAAGAAAGTCGGCATTATTGATGCGGATATCTATGGCTTTAGTGTACCTGACATGATGGGAATTGAAGAGCGTCCCGTTGTACATAACGAACGTATTTTCCCAGTTGAACGATTTGGCGTAAAAGTCATTTCAATGGGATTCTTTGTAGAAGATAATGCACCAGTCATTTGGCGTGGACCAATGCTTGGGAAGATGATCAACCAATTCTTTAGCGAGGTTGAATGGGGAGAACTTGATTATTTAATCATGGACTTACCACCAGGTACAGGGGACGTGGCTCTTGACTTGCATACAATGATTCCTCAATCAAAAGAAATTCTTGTCACGACTCCTCATGCAACAGCTGCGTTTGTTGCAGCCCGTGCTGGGACGATGGCGATTAAAACAAATCATCAAATTTTTGGTGTCGTTGAAAATATGGCTTATTTTGAAAGCCAGACTACAGGTGAAAGAGAATATGTCTTTGGCCGTGGTGGAGGAACAAGACTTGCTGAAGAACTAAAAACTGAGGTTCTCGGCCATGTACCGCTTGGACAACCGGACATTGATGAAAACGACTTTGCTCCATCAATCTATGGACCGGAGCATCCAATTGGAATTATCTATACTGAGATTGCTAAAAAGGTGTTAGACAAGCCCCTTCGTTAA
- the gerD gene encoding spore germination lipoprotein GerD, giving the protein MKLRYMALGLGILLLFSGCAQQNSEGSQPSYDGTKKMMVDMLKTDEGKEAIHELMTEEDMREEFVMDQDMVKKTIQDTLTSEEGKKYWQEILKDPEFAKTFAQSMQQENEKMLKALMKDPEYQAMLIDVLKDPEMEKAALELMKTKEYREQLNTIMQENFESPYYQEKLNEMLKKIAEENKASEKEGGEKG; this is encoded by the coding sequence ATGAAATTACGATACATGGCGCTTGGACTTGGTATCCTTCTACTTTTTTCTGGTTGCGCTCAACAAAATAGTGAGGGATCACAACCGAGCTATGATGGAACAAAGAAAATGATGGTGGATATGCTTAAAACCGATGAAGGAAAAGAAGCGATCCACGAGCTAATGACGGAAGAAGATATGCGCGAAGAATTTGTCATGGATCAGGACATGGTCAAAAAAACGATCCAGGATACGTTAACTTCAGAAGAAGGTAAGAAGTATTGGCAGGAGATTTTAAAGGATCCCGAATTTGCTAAAACCTTCGCCCAAAGCATGCAGCAGGAAAATGAAAAGATGCTTAAAGCTCTGATGAAAGATCCTGAATATCAAGCGATGCTGATTGATGTATTAAAGGATCCTGAAATGGAAAAAGCAGCTTTAGAATTAATGAAAACAAAGGAATATCGCGAGCAATTAAATACCATTATGCAGGAAAATTTTGAAAGCCCTTATTATCAAGAAAAACTAAATGAAATGCTTAAAAAGATAGCCGAGGAAAACAAAGCGTCCGAAAAAGAAGGCGGAGAAAAAGGATAA
- a CDS encoding KinB-signaling pathway activation protein gives MNSRKVVFLFWSTLLVGSLTGGVVGSILNADRLTGGGFANFFWGAVWAIGISAAFSLIAQMGFFAYLTLHRFGLGIFKSVRLWNRIQMVIIAFVVFDLFYLRYAAFAEAGESIWSYMIIPVLLLLYGMVIAALKAKATNRQAFIPALFFIVVVTTIEWVPALTANDPKWLWIYFTPLLAANTWQLLILHRLTGTDQKA, from the coding sequence GTGAATAGCCGTAAAGTCGTTTTTTTATTTTGGAGTACACTGCTAGTTGGAAGTTTAACCGGGGGTGTGGTAGGTAGTATATTAAACGCCGATCGTTTAACCGGCGGGGGATTTGCGAACTTCTTCTGGGGCGCGGTTTGGGCCATTGGGATTAGTGCAGCGTTTAGCTTAATCGCACAAATGGGATTCTTTGCGTATTTAACCTTACATAGGTTTGGTCTCGGCATTTTTAAATCTGTCCGTTTATGGAACCGGATTCAAATGGTCATTATTGCGTTTGTTGTCTTTGATTTATTTTACTTACGTTATGCAGCCTTTGCGGAAGCTGGAGAAAGCATATGGTCCTATATGATCATCCCAGTCTTACTTCTTCTATATGGAATGGTGATTGCTGCACTTAAAGCGAAGGCGACAAACCGTCAAGCGTTTATTCCTGCGCTATTTTTTATCGTTGTGGTCACAACCATTGAGTGGGTACCGGCACTTACGGCGAATGATCCAAAGTGGTTATGGATTTATTTCACACCACTTCTTGCAGCAAATACATGGCAATTGTTAATTTTGCACCGACTGACCGGCACGGATCAAAAGGCATAA
- the pdaB gene encoding polysaccharide deacetylase family sporulation protein PdaB translates to MKGIWVIQAKNWKALSIILVAAFFAAGWIYLERHTMSVFTTDSGPQAFYRSETDEKNVALTFNVSWGEERLLPILETLQNEKVDEATFFLSASWAERYPELASKIHESGYTIGNHGYQYKSYDTWDATKVSQDIQRGQQVLTEFAEERPVLLRPPNGAFNQEVLGIADKQGLSIIHWSVDSKDYQNPGTDQIIKNVLEETTAGDVILFHASDSAKQTENALPEIIKELRNNGFTFSSVESLMTGAEPDSEEVE, encoded by the coding sequence GTGAAAGGAATCTGGGTTATTCAGGCGAAGAATTGGAAGGCATTATCTATTATATTAGTCGCTGCTTTTTTTGCAGCCGGTTGGATTTATTTAGAACGACACACTATGAGTGTCTTTACAACCGATAGCGGACCGCAAGCCTTTTACAGATCAGAAACAGATGAAAAGAACGTTGCTCTAACATTTAATGTGAGCTGGGGCGAGGAACGATTACTACCTATACTTGAGACACTCCAAAATGAAAAGGTAGACGAGGCAACCTTCTTCCTCTCTGCTTCCTGGGCAGAACGGTACCCGGAGCTCGCAAGCAAGATTCATGAGAGCGGCTATACGATTGGGAATCATGGCTACCAATACAAAAGCTATGATACGTGGGATGCAACAAAGGTAAGTCAGGACATTCAGAGAGGTCAGCAGGTGTTAACGGAATTTGCTGAGGAGAGACCGGTTCTTCTTCGTCCGCCAAACGGAGCATTTAATCAAGAGGTTTTAGGTATTGCAGACAAGCAAGGATTAAGCATTATTCATTGGAGTGTTGATTCTAAGGATTATCAAAACCCTGGAACAGATCAAATTATTAAGAATGTGTTAGAAGAAACAACAGCAGGTGATGTGATTCTCTTCCATGCTTCGGACTCTGCAAAACAAACAGAGAATGCACTTCCCGAGATTATTAAAGAGTTAAGAAACAACGGCTTCACCTTCTCCTCTGTTGAATCTTTAATGACTGGTGCCGAGCCTGATAGTGAAGAAGTAGAATAA